ATCCATATGCCGTCCCCCGTCCGCACGACATCCACCGTTCTCACCACTACCCAGAGTGAGGGCAATGCGCCAGTAAAGCCAGGGGTATTCGGAAATCTATGGACACAAACATGGTTGTGGACGACGCCATCACTCCGAAGAGTGACAATTCGATGTCGGAGGCCCTGTCACCGGGAAGCGGAGCTCGTTCCTCTCGATCTTCGCGGCGAGCGCATCCAGCACATCCACCTCGAGGACCTCACAGAACTGCAGCAGATACGCCAGCACGTCGGCCACCTCATCGGCCACGCGGTGCGCGGTTTCCGGCTTCTCCATGACCTCCGCCGACTGTTCCGGGGTCAGCCACTGGAAGATTTCGACCAGTTCGGAGGCCTCCACGCTCAGCGCCACGGCCAGGTTCTTGGGCGTGTGGTAAGGCTCCCAGCCGCGAGCCGCCGCGAACGCGGCCAGCCGCCGCTGCAGTTGGTGCAGCCGCTCGTGCGGGTGCGGCTCGTCCCCGTGCTGTACGTCCTGCTCATCGCTCATGGCGTCAGGTCTACCACCGCGACGCCCGGGCTGAGGCGGGCGGCCGCGGCCGTCTCCTCCCCCACCGCGGCGACCAGGCGGACATGGCCGCGGCCGCAGCACAGCAGGGCCAGCCGCAGCAGCTCTGCGTTCTGCCGCCGGTCCAGGCCGCGGTCGAAACCGTCGGCGAGGACGGTCAGCGCCTGCCGGGCGGAGAGCAGTTCGGCGGCCGGGTCCATGGCCAGCACCCCCGGGCCGGTCAGCAGGACCAGCGCCAGCGCGAGGAACCGGAGCTCGCCCGCGCCCAGCCGGCCCAGTTCCGTGGCGGGCCCGGCGGAGCCGCGGTCCAGCAGCGCCGTGACCGGGCCGTGCGCGGGGGCCCGTACGTCCAGGCCCTCCACCGGGCCCGAACAGCCGGTCCGCGCCGCCGCCGTCAGCAGCGCATGGCGGGTGCCGCATTCGTGGCGGGTCCGGCGCAGTACGTCGGCCAGGTTGGCGCAGTCGCCGAGCAGCCGGCCCGCGCCCGGCGGGACGGGGGCCCGCATCCGGTCCGGGCGCGGGTCGCAGGGGAACGCCGAGCGCAGGGCCACCACCATCTGCTCGGCGGCGGCGAGGACCTGCCGCTGTCCTGCCGTGGCGCCGGCCACGCGCAGCGGGAGCAGGGCGGTGCCGAGCCGGTCGTCGGGCAGCGGGGCCCGGGTGACGCCGACGGCCCCGCCGGTCAGCCAGGAGGCCTGTACGGAGCGTCGGCCGGGGTCGCGCAGGGCGGTGCTGAGCAGGATCTGCCCGCCCGCGGAGAGCCGTTCGCCGACGATCCGCAGTGCGGGTTCGGCCTGGACGGCGAGGTCGAGGCGGACGGGTCCGGCCGGGCCGTCGACGGTGCAGCCGATGCGGAATCCGCGCCGCCCCTCGCCGTCGGGCAGGGCCCGGTCGGGGATCCGGGCCCCCGGGTCGGGGAACGCCTCCTCCAGGGTGGCCCCGGATCCGAGCCCGGCCAGGGCCTCGTACGCGGCGAGGACCTGGGACTTGCCGCTGCCGCTGGGCCCGGTGAGGTACGTCACGGGCCCGAGCGGGAAGACGGCCGCGCGGTGCGCCCCGAAGGCGGAGAGCCGCAACTCGGTGACGGCGGGCCGGTGGTGCACGACGGGCCGTGCGGTATCGGCCGGCGGGCCGGGCGACACGGCGTCGTCGGCCGGGGCGGCGGCGGCAGGGGTATCGGCTAACGCGGCAGAGGCAGAGGCCTCCGCCGCGTCCAAGGTGGCGTCCATGCGCCGGACGGTACGGCCCGCCGGGCCCCCGGTGGGCACGGCGAACCGTTCCGCCCTGGCGACCTTCCTACGATCGGGGGACGGCGGCGGCCGCGATCCCCTCGACCTCGGTCCCGACGGGCGCCAGCAGGAAGACGTTCCGGTCGACCCGGTGCATCCCGCTGCCCAGTCCGAAGACCACGCCGCTGCTGAAGTCGAGGATCCGCTTGGCCACTTCGCTGTCCGCGCCGGTGAGGTCGAGCAGCACCGGGATCTGCGCGATCAGGTACTCGGCCACCTCCCGGGCATCGGCGAAGATCTGGACCCGGATCACGACGAAGCGCCGCTGTTCCGCCGCGGCAGGTCCCGGCGCCGTGGGGATCGTGCGGTGGTCCACCCGGGAGGGCCACTCGTTGCGACTGCGCAGGGGGACCACCTGCGCGAGCCCCTCCCACTGTTCGTCCGTGACGTCGTACCTGCTCACCGGGCCGCCTCGGCCGTGCGCTTCATGTGCATCCCGCCATCCTCTCGCGTTTCACCCGTTCAGCCCAACAACGACACGAGCGACGCGGGGTACTCCCGCGAAAGCGAATAGGTTAGGTTAGGCATACCTAAGTCACTCGTCCAGGACGATGGAGAGATCCGCATGCGCATGTCCGGTGCTGCCCCCGCCACCCCGGCCGCCGGCCGGCCCACCGACGCCGAGCGGGTCCGGTCGGTCCTGGCCGCCGCCCACTCCATGACCGTGGTCACCGAGGGGCTGCGCAGCGAGGTCCGCCACCTCGACGGGGCGGACCCGATGGGCCGGCTGCACCTGCACCCCGGCGAGCCCGGCGGCGACGGCGAGCACCGGCCGTCGATCCGGCTGGAGTTCACCGACATCGCCCCCACCCCCGTGCGGGACCGGGTGCGCGCCCGCGTCACGATCCTGGGCCGGCTGCTCTCGCCCTACACGGACGAAGGCGCCGACTCCACCTGCATGGAATTCGGCAGCGCCGTCCTCGAGACCGCGCAGGGCCGCTCGTACGTCGGCATCGAAGAGCTCGACGCGGCCTGCCCCGATCCGCTCGCGCCGTACGAGGCCGGGATTCTCACCCACCTCCTCGACGACCACGCCGAACTCGTCACCCTCCTGCTGCGCCTGGTCCAGCCGCTGCCCACCGGCGCGATCCTGCGCGTACTGCCGCTCGCCATGGACCGGTACGGGATCACCCTGCGCCTGGAGCAGCGGCGCGGACACCGCGACGTACGGCTGCCGTTCCCCTCGCCGCTCGACGACGTCGAGCAGTCCGGGGTGCAGATCCAGGCCCTGTTCAGCGCGGCCCGGCGGAGCTCGCACCGCAACAGCCTGCCCGCCTGAGGAATACGTCCGTACGGGGTTCCGTTGGGGACGATCATGAAGGCAATCACGTACAGCGCATACGGAACTTCAGAGAACCTCACGCTCGTTGACGTACCGCAGCCCAAGGTCGGCCCGGGCGAGGTGCTGGTCCGGGTCAAGGCGGCCGGCGTGAACCCGGTGGACTGGAAGCTCGCCGCCGGATATCTCGACCCGATCCTCGAGGTCCGCTACCCGGTCATACCCGGCTGGGACGTCGCCGGAGTCGTCGAGGCCGTCGGCCCCGACACCTTCGACCACGCCGTCGGCGATGAGGTCTACGGGTACGTCCGCAAGGAGTGGGTCGAGCTCGGCACTTACGCCGAACTGGTCAGCGCCCCCGTCCGGACGCTGGCCCGCAAGCCGCGCGAGCTGACGTTCGAGCAGGCCGC
The Streptomyces sp. NBC_01296 DNA segment above includes these coding regions:
- a CDS encoding nucleotide pyrophosphohydrolase; its protein translation is MSDEQDVQHGDEPHPHERLHQLQRRLAAFAAARGWEPYHTPKNLAVALSVEASELVEIFQWLTPEQSAEVMEKPETAHRVADEVADVLAYLLQFCEVLEVDVLDALAAKIERNELRFPVTGPPTSNCHSSE
- a CDS encoding AAA family ATPase — translated: MDATLDAAEASASAALADTPAAAAPADDAVSPGPPADTARPVVHHRPAVTELRLSAFGAHRAAVFPLGPVTYLTGPSGSGKSQVLAAYEALAGLGSGATLEEAFPDPGARIPDRALPDGEGRRGFRIGCTVDGPAGPVRLDLAVQAEPALRIVGERLSAGGQILLSTALRDPGRRSVQASWLTGGAVGVTRAPLPDDRLGTALLPLRVAGATAGQRQVLAAAEQMVVALRSAFPCDPRPDRMRAPVPPGAGRLLGDCANLADVLRRTRHECGTRHALLTAAARTGCSGPVEGLDVRAPAHGPVTALLDRGSAGPATELGRLGAGELRFLALALVLLTGPGVLAMDPAAELLSARQALTVLADGFDRGLDRRQNAELLRLALLCCGRGHVRLVAAVGEETAAAARLSPGVAVVDLTP
- a CDS encoding cell division protein SepF, with protein sequence MSRYDVTDEQWEGLAQVVPLRSRNEWPSRVDHRTIPTAPGPAAAEQRRFVVIRVQIFADAREVAEYLIAQIPVLLDLTGADSEVAKRILDFSSGVVFGLGSGMHRVDRNVFLLAPVGTEVEGIAAAAVPRS
- a CDS encoding DUF2470 domain-containing protein, with product MRMSGAAPATPAAGRPTDAERVRSVLAAAHSMTVVTEGLRSEVRHLDGADPMGRLHLHPGEPGGDGEHRPSIRLEFTDIAPTPVRDRVRARVTILGRLLSPYTDEGADSTCMEFGSAVLETAQGRSYVGIEELDAACPDPLAPYEAGILTHLLDDHAELVTLLLRLVQPLPTGAILRVLPLAMDRYGITLRLEQRRGHRDVRLPFPSPLDDVEQSGVQIQALFSAARRSSHRNSLPA